The following proteins are encoded in a genomic region of Cricetulus griseus strain 17A/GY chromosome 7, alternate assembly CriGri-PICRH-1.0, whole genome shotgun sequence:
- the Wnt9a gene encoding protein Wnt-9a isoform X2 — translation MLDGSLLARWLAAAFGLTLLLAALRPSAAYFGLTGSEPLTILPLTLETEAAAQAHYKACDRLKLERKQRRMCRRDPGVAETLVEAVSMSALECQYQFRFERWNCTLEGRYRASLLKRGFKETAFLYAISSAGLTHALAKACSAGRMERCTCDEAPDLENREAWQWGGCGDNLKYSSKFVKEFLGRRSSKDLRARVDFHNNLVGVKVIKAGVETTCKCHGVSGSCTVRTCWRQLAPFHEVGKHLKHKYETALKVGSTTNEATGEAGAISPPRGRASGSGGGDPLPRTPELVHLDDSPSFCLAGRFSPGTAGRRCHREKNCESICCGRGHNTQSRVVTRPCQCQVRWCCYVECRQCTQREEVYTCKG, via the exons GCTAACAGGCAGTGAACCCCTGACTATCCTCCCTCtgactctggagactgaggctgCAGCCCAAGCACACTACAAGGCCTGTGACAGGCTGAAACTGGAACGCAAACAGCGTCGCATGTGCCGCAGGGACCCAGGTGTAGCCGAGACGCTGGTGGAGGCTGTGAGCATGAGTGCACTGGAGTGCCAGTACCAGTTCCGCTTTGAGCGTTGGAACTGCACCCTGGAGGGCCGCTACCGAGCTAGCCTGCTGAAGCGAG GCTTCAAGGAGACTGCCTTCCTCTATGCCATCTCTTCTGCGGGCCTGACCCATGCACTGGCCAAGGCCTGCAGTGCAGGGCGCATGGAGCGCTGTACCTGTGATGAGGCCCCTGACCTGGAAAACCGTGAGGCTTGGCAATGGGGTGGCTGTGGAGACAACCTCAAGTACAGCAGCAAGTTTGTCAAGGAGTTCCTGGGCCGGCGGTCTAGCAAGGATCTGCGAGCCCGAGTGGACTTCCACAACAACCTCGTGGGTGTGAAG GTGATAAAGGCTGGAGTAGAGACCACCTGCAAATGCCATGGCGTATCTGGCTCCTGCACGGTGCGGACCTGTTGGCGGCAGCTCGCACCCTTCCACGAGGTGGGCAAGCACCTGAAACACAAATATGAGACAGCGCTCAAGGTGGGCAGCACTACCAATGAAGCCACCGGTGAAGCTGGTGCCATCTCCCCACCACGAGGCAGGGCCTCTGGGTCAGGAGGTGGTGACCCACTGCCCCGAACACCAGAGCTGGTGCACCTGGATGACTCTCCCAGCTTTTGTCTGGCTGGCCGCTTTTCTCCTGGCACTGCAGGCCGCAGGTGCCACCGTGAGAAGAACTGTGAGAGTATCTGTTGTGGCCGTGGCCACAACACACAGAGCCGTGTGGTGACAAGGCCCTGCCAATGCCAGGTGCGCTGGTGCTGCTATGTGGAGTGCAGGCAGTGTACACAGCGAGAGGAGGTCTACACCTGCAAGGGCTGA